The following are from one region of the Heliangelus exortis chromosome 2, bHelExo1.hap1, whole genome shotgun sequence genome:
- the PP2D1 gene encoding LOW QUALITY PROTEIN: protein phosphatase 2C-like domain-containing protein 1 (The sequence of the model RefSeq protein was modified relative to this genomic sequence to represent the inferred CDS: inserted 2 bases in 1 codon): MTWEENSQDKTNTPDFQQHXEEDHLEKITMAIENDDSKLISVFCSVCQQTIYPYDLLYHKKTHKALALLGFDSLQRNTDNKALLVQRKKLISKLTKAPKFSETRRQKIDYSFEFLKNNHAPISYCDLANINNPSTPKKVSNSLIKALSICQDKNSTWQGDMEDTFIVLDNYGNRSDTCFLGLVDGSHGVTAAETVAAELPILFLDQLAQTDPSYKKNKDEQQILDSFATVINADYREKEKIFSDKPDNDETDKTNTYEWIHKAYAKSFWRMDRLLRLGRNEVSKVRWSGCSVVTCLVERIPSEEIGGTEEEEGKHPENNTQNPLARTAKGVAGLLHIANIGNAHAVLCKNGKSHCLSKEHSTSNVSERQRILQSGGNISTNEPDGLVEGHLRTTRGLGHHGDPVLKSFVIPVPHTMSVRIDDTCQFLILASNGLWEVLDYKEVLALTLETFTHYLRMYECVQQNTASPYKSQYLMPLTEDNLNNSEADDELQDGIDILYSNKDIFLTDSKGNLEQNNSKCSWKNYLQSENGIPKENDDHKNRAGSELSLFSNNEVISQDRDIEQSNSTTQDGFEELKQSEDKKVYQCKSFQTGEEEETDTDTVCLRDASCSHEQLQENVLAIGSKDTTQPQRDTCLSNYSSGPQLPEKMDPNIFCNKPASYTGQELPKTLSPVASKPPPQSEEDTKSNPSNHDSQTAGRGSVTPETLYNGAASYISEQLVKTALAAGSRDNITVLIVLLNGCDKIPNYLNI; this comes from the exons ATGACATGGGAGGAAAACtcacaagacaaaacaaacacaccTGATTTTCAACAGCA AGAGGAAGATCATCTGGAGAAGATCACAATGGCAATTGAAAATGATGATTCCAagttaatttcagttttttgcTCTGTGTGTCAACAAACAATATACCCATACGATCTTCTttaccataaaaaaacccacaaagccCTAGCTTTGCTAGGCTTTGATAGCCTACAAAGAAATACTGACAACAAAGCACTTTTAGTTCAGAGGAAGAAACTAATTTCAAAACTGACTAAGGCTCCTAAATTTTCTGAGACACGCAGGCAGAAGATTGATTATTCCTTTGAATTCCTTAAGAATAATCACGCTCCTATATCATACTGTGATCTTGCTAATATTAACAATCCTAGTACCCCTAAGAAAGTAAGTAATTCTTTAATAAAAGCATTATCCATTTGTCAAGATAAAAATTCCACATGGCAGGGAGACATGGAAGACACATTTATTGTGCTCGATAACTATGGCAATAGGTCAGATACTTGTTTTTTGGGGTTAGTTGATGGCTCTCATGGCGTGACCGCTGCAGAAACAGTTGCAGCAGAGCttccaattttatttcttgacCAGCTTGCTCAAACAGATCCCTCCTACAAAAAGAATAAGGATGAACAGCAAATTCTAGATTCTTTCGCCACAGTGATCAATGCAGATtacagggaaaaagagaagattttcTCTGATAAGCCAGACAATGACGAGACCGACAAGACTAATACTTACGAATGGATTCATAAAGCATATGCCAAGTCCTTTTGGAGAATGGATAGACTTCTACGTCTGGGAAGGAATGAGGTTTCCAAAGTTCGCTGGAGTGGCTGTTCAGTAGTTACCTGTTTGGTGGAAAGAATCCCCAGTGAAGAAATAGGTGGcactgaggaagaagaaggaaaacatcCTGAAAACAACACACAGAATCCATTAGCCAGGACAGCCAAAGGTGTTGCCGGGTTACTTCACATTGCCAACATAG GTAATGCACATGCAGTCTTATGTAAAAATGGTAAGAGTCACTGCCTCTCAAAAGAGCACAGCACTTCCAATGTAAGTGAGAGACAACGAATACTTCAGAGTGGTGGAAACATCAGCACTAATGAACCAGATGGATTAGTAGAGGGGCACCTGAGAACTACAAGAGGTCTTGGACATCACGGAGATCCAGTCCTGAAAAGCTTTGTTATACCTGTACCTCACACCATGTCTGTCCGGATCGATGATACTTGTCAGTTTCTTATTTTAGCTTCTAATGGACTTTGGGAGGTTTTGGATTACAAGGAAGTACTTGCATTAACACTAGAAACATTCACTCATTACTTAAGAATGTATGAATGTGTTCAGCAAAACACAGCCTCTCCATACAAGTCTCAGTATTTGATGCCCCTCACTGAAGACAACTTAAATAACTCAGAGGCTGATGATGAGCTGCAAGATGGAATAGACATACTATATTCcaataaagacatttttctcaCTGACTCAAAAGGCAACCTGgaacaaaataattcaaagtGTTCTTGGAAGAACTATTTGCAAAGTGAAAATGGAATTCCCAAGGAAAATGATGACCACAAAAATCGAGCTGGTTCAGAACTGTCTCTTTTCAGTAACAATGAAGTAATTTCACAGGACAGAGATATAGAACAGTCCAATTCTACCACACAAGATGGCTTTGAAGAACTCAAACAGTCTGAGGACAAAAAAGTATATCAATGTAAGAGTTTTCAGactggagaggaagaagaaacagacACTGACACTGTCTGTCTGAGAGATGCAAGTTGCAGCCATGAACAGCTGCAAGAAAATGTACTGGCAATAGGGTCTAAAGACACGACACAGCCCCAAAGAGATACATGCTTAAGTAACTATAGCTCAGGTCCACAACTGCCAGAAAAAATGGACCCAAACATTTTTTGTAACAAACCTGCAAGTTACACTGGTCAAGAACTGCCAAAGACTCTGTCACCAGTGGCTTCTAAACCACCACCACAGTCTGAAGAGGACACAAAATCAAACCCATCCAATCATGATTCACAAACTGCAGGAAGAGGCAGTGTCACCCCCGAGACACTCTACAACGGTGCAGCAAGCTACATCAGTGAACAACTGGTAAAGACTGCATTAGCTGCAGGTTCAAGAGATAACATTACTGTTTTGATTGTACTTCTAAATGGTTGTGATAAGATACCCAATTACCTCAACATTTAG
- the RAB5A gene encoding ras-related protein Rab-5A, producing MANRGATRPNGPNAGNKICQFKLVLLGESAVGKSSLVLRFVKGQFHEFQESTIGAAFLTQTVCLDDTTVKFEIWDTAGQERYHSLAPMYYRGAQAAIVVYDITNEESFARAKNWVKELQRQASPNIVIALAGNKADLANKRAVDFQEAQAYADDNSLLFMETSAKTSMNVNEIFMAIAKKLPKNEPQNAGASSARGRGVDLTEPTQQPKSQCCSN from the exons ATGGCTAATCGAGGAGCAACAAGACCCAATGGGCCAAatgctggaaataaaatttgcCAGTTTAAACTAGTACTTTTAGGAGAGTCTGCAGTTGGCAAATCAAGTTTGGTGCTTCGTTTTGTAAAAGGACAATTTCATGAATTTCAAGAAAGTACGATTGGAG CTGCTTTTCTAACCCAGACTGTATGCCTCGACGATACAACagtaaaatttgaaatttgGGATACAGCTGGGCAAGAGCGGTACCACAGTTTAGCACCCATGTACTACCGAGGAGCACAAGCAGCCATAGTGGTATACGACATCACAAATGAG GAGTCCTTTGCCAGAGCGAAAAATTGGGTCAAAGAACTTCAGCGACAAGCAAGTCCCAACATTGTAATAGCTTTAGCAGGAAACAAAGCTGATCTAGCTAACAAAAGAGCTGTGGATTTCCAG GAAGCACAAGCTTATGCAGATGACAACAGCTTATTGTTCATGGAGACATCTGCCAAAACATCTATGaatgtaaatgaaatatttatggcAATTG CAAAAAAATTGCCCAAGAATGAGCCACAGAATGCAGGagccagctctgccagaggaAGAGGAGTAGACCTAACTGAACCCACACAACAACCCAAGAGTCAATGTTGTAGTAACTAA